In Aequorivita sp. H23M31, a single window of DNA contains:
- a CDS encoding IS4 family transposase: MFSNELKTEFKVSNEHFTRNRKQCFPILLLFMLNFLRKSLSLEIENFTSLLKAGSNSKFTKSAFVQARKKIRPEVFDELSRVLLNEFYTDNVPAIKLWNGFRLLAVDGTRITLPITDELKAIYGETKNQSSTVLVQARCSVIYDVLNKYVLDGILAPVVRGERDLALTHLEHCKSNDLIIYDRGYPSYNFIQQHVKSEFDYLMRVKTSFSGLVMDFEKSRKKSLVVAIYPGKNAKLTDKEYTKNCPIKVRLVRIELGKGNVEILMTSLLDSNLYPTSQFKELYFKRWGVETFYDELKNKLRVEHFSGYSNQSILQDFKAALFVSNVQTLIVSELEDELKDINRGKKYDYKVNTNISYGLLKNRVVKLFLDEKTDGSDIVEELKSLYKSHLVPSRPNRKSERNPGKYRARIKPKITKNQKDGV, from the coding sequence ATTTTTAGCAATGAGCTAAAAACGGAGTTTAAAGTTTCAAACGAACATTTTACTAGAAACAGAAAACAATGTTTTCCAATCCTTCTTTTATTTATGTTGAACTTCCTAAGAAAAAGCCTATCCCTAGAAATAGAGAATTTCACCAGCTTGCTTAAGGCTGGTTCTAATTCGAAATTTACCAAGAGCGCTTTTGTACAGGCCAGAAAGAAGATTAGGCCTGAAGTGTTCGATGAGCTCTCCCGAGTATTGCTGAACGAATTTTATACCGATAATGTTCCAGCGATAAAGTTATGGAACGGGTTTAGGCTATTGGCGGTAGATGGAACTCGAATTACCCTGCCGATCACTGATGAGCTCAAAGCAATTTATGGGGAGACCAAGAACCAATCCAGTACTGTTTTGGTTCAGGCAAGATGTTCCGTTATTTATGACGTACTGAATAAATATGTCCTCGATGGTATTTTGGCCCCCGTAGTACGGGGAGAAAGAGATCTGGCCCTTACCCATCTTGAGCATTGTAAAAGTAATGACTTGATTATCTACGACAGGGGGTATCCGTCTTATAATTTTATACAGCAGCATGTCAAAAGTGAATTTGATTATTTGATGCGGGTAAAGACAAGTTTTAGCGGTTTGGTCATGGATTTTGAAAAGAGCAGAAAGAAGTCACTTGTGGTAGCGATATATCCAGGCAAAAATGCCAAACTCACAGATAAAGAATATACTAAGAACTGTCCTATAAAAGTACGGCTGGTGAGAATTGAGCTGGGCAAGGGGAACGTCGAGATTTTAATGACCTCGTTGTTGGACAGCAATCTGTACCCGACAAGTCAGTTCAAGGAGCTATACTTCAAAAGATGGGGCGTAGAGACTTTTTATGACGAGCTCAAAAACAAATTGAGAGTCGAACACTTTTCCGGCTATTCAAACCAGAGCATTCTACAGGATTTTAAGGCAGCATTATTTGTAAGCAATGTACAGACCTTGATTGTCAGTGAGCTCGAAGATGAGCTTAAGGATATTAATCGGGGGAAGAAATACGATTATAAGGTCAACACAAATATATCTTATGGGCTTTTAAAGAATAGAGTAGTAAAGTTATTTCTTGATGAAAAAACAGATGGAAGCGACATTGTAGAAGAACTTAAATCCTTATACAAATCGCATTTGGTCCCTAGTAGGCCCAATCGAAAATCAGAAAGAAACCCTGGGAAATATCGCGCAAGAATAAAGCCAAAAATAACTAAGAATCAGAAAGATGGAGTTTGA
- a CDS encoding FG-GAP and VCBS repeat-containing protein, whose protein sequence is MSISAHIDFEPQIIADSHPDIVGPYALATADIYSDGDKDFIATSTNGDIVWFENLDGQVSFSEPKKQLLFTPMNFPPITIIPDDFNGDGKMDIAVGIYGFNQIIWFENAGSLSIEENSSNL, encoded by the coding sequence ATTTCAATTAGCGCTCACATAGATTTTGAACCACAAATAATTGCAGATTCACATCCTGATATAGTTGGACCCTATGCATTAGCTACCGCAGATATCTACAGCGATGGCGATAAAGACTTCATTGCCACTTCTACAAATGGAGATATAGTCTGGTTCGAAAATCTGGACGGTCAGGTTAGTTTCTCCGAACCAAAAAAACAACTATTATTCACTCCGATGAATTTTCCGCCAATTACAATCATTCCCGATGATTTTAATGGCGACGGCAAAATGGATATAGCAGTAGGTATTTATGGTTTCAACCAAATAATCTGGTTTGAGAATGCAGGATCATTAAGCATAGAAGAAAACTCATCCAATCTTTAA
- the udk gene encoding uridine kinase, producing the protein MLIIGITGGTGSGKTTVVEQIVEELPPDEVCVISQDSYYHDTSHLSLDNRTKINFDHPQAIDFDLLVSHLRELKKGNSFEQPVYSFVEHNRTGETITTSPKKVIIVEGILIFTHPEIREMFDIKIFVHADSDERLIRRLKRDITTRGRDINEVLARYQNTLKPMHLQFIEPTKEFADIIIPTNKYNTVAVDLIRTIIHQKLNHIES; encoded by the coding sequence ATGCTTATAATTGGAATCACCGGTGGCACCGGGAGCGGCAAAACAACAGTGGTAGAACAAATAGTGGAGGAGCTTCCGCCGGACGAGGTATGCGTGATTTCCCAAGATTCGTATTATCATGATACCAGTCATCTTTCCTTGGATAATAGGACGAAAATAAATTTTGATCATCCTCAGGCTATCGATTTCGATTTATTGGTTTCCCATTTAAGGGAATTGAAAAAAGGAAATTCCTTTGAACAACCCGTTTACTCGTTTGTGGAGCACAATAGAACGGGTGAGACGATAACCACTTCTCCGAAGAAGGTTATCATCGTGGAAGGAATATTGATTTTTACCCATCCAGAAATCCGCGAAATGTTCGATATTAAAATTTTCGTTCATGCGGATAGCGATGAGAGACTAATACGAAGATTAAAGCGTGATATTACCACGCGTGGAAGAGATATTAACGAAGTATTGGCCCGATATCAAAATACGCTGAAGCCAATGCACCTACAATTTATTGAGCCAACTAAGGAATTTGCGGATATTATTATTCCAACAAATAAGTACAATACGGTGGCGGTAGATTTAATCAGAACCATAATCCATCAGAAACTGAACCATATAGAATCGTGA
- a CDS encoding T9SS type A sorting domain-containing protein, which translates to MNNRYSFIPAAEQKIMVKGLFLALLMIFPALVFAQTLDPNGPYKNVSKPVENDLLGPKTDSGEFREDQILQKDQISRIPYSVEGSHSIAEIWENFNSSVSEICSRGSENLSFEDLYDVNNYAFADDFEVESNEKFVVEQLRFTFLMDNIRDVNQLIIKFYKDNSGNGPGEEITFSLAGTHSDYTRVGTYDSQKDIFIGTITFGTPVEFPGGVNGRRYWGALEMSDDGPTNSIVFIGTEIGPTQTFYVNRTGFWEKNTTAYSGVFPQDLILSFIGDCDPGYVYYNNNWSPQDPDGVSLPTDNFTVLNGTAVLNSATDVHNIIIRPGAKLEVKDVLNLYGDIKIEGDLIFVSSATGDGQLGHVASTSNIIGDATVQRYFLDKRTYRMVTSAVTTTTTIRDNWQEGVNNTGTSFPGDNLNPNPGYGTHITGSLTGQNGFDATLTGNPSMYTVDTEQQSFVIVPNTNISKLVAGFPYLLMVRGDRSINLTNNFSHGSTVLRAKGKLFKGNMLQEFPTQELGNFAMFGNPYQCAVDVNELFANATNVNINFYYVFDPLLGPNGGYSTIQLPDGSSIVNSEANQFLQPGQGGQFATIAPGPSQLTFEEDDKAPGEFTASSATGNDDQDKLVVKLFNAENLNNGGGMHDGLGIMFGPDNSNEINSFDARKPFNFYENLGINNNGVILSIEKRAMPEIEEVFHLYSSGYSENDYALKVEITGLDDFSFYLEDAFTGSSTLLSDGETNYSFSVNSNYPESKASDRFSIRTAERLGVDSNNLLSGISLYPNPWRAGNVYLNAPQLNGQQVEVTITDLTGRMIYDQVLGCDNSTITLPINSGLNTGVYLVTLKFEGQENTFRLIKQ; encoded by the coding sequence ATGAATAATCGTTACTCTTTTATTCCTGCTGCTGAACAAAAAATAATGGTGAAAGGTTTATTCCTTGCTTTATTAATGATTTTTCCAGCACTGGTTTTCGCGCAGACTTTAGATCCAAATGGTCCTTATAAAAATGTCTCCAAGCCTGTTGAGAATGATCTTCTAGGCCCCAAAACGGATTCGGGGGAATTCCGAGAAGACCAAATATTACAAAAAGACCAAATTTCTAGAATTCCATATAGTGTGGAAGGGAGTCACAGTATTGCCGAAATTTGGGAAAACTTCAATTCATCGGTCTCTGAAATTTGCAGTAGAGGATCTGAAAATTTAAGTTTCGAGGATCTTTATGATGTCAATAATTATGCTTTTGCGGATGATTTTGAAGTGGAATCCAATGAAAAATTTGTTGTTGAACAACTTCGATTCACATTTCTTATGGATAATATTAGAGATGTAAATCAATTAATTATCAAGTTTTATAAGGATAACAGTGGAAATGGACCGGGAGAGGAGATCACATTTTCTCTGGCTGGAACCCATTCGGATTATACACGCGTTGGAACTTATGATTCGCAAAAAGATATATTTATAGGAACGATAACTTTTGGCACTCCCGTAGAGTTTCCCGGAGGGGTTAATGGCAGACGATATTGGGGTGCTCTTGAGATGAGTGATGACGGACCTACCAATTCCATTGTGTTTATAGGAACCGAAATCGGTCCTACACAGACATTTTATGTAAACCGAACAGGTTTTTGGGAAAAGAATACTACCGCCTATTCTGGAGTGTTTCCACAGGATTTGATTCTTTCATTTATAGGAGATTGCGACCCAGGATATGTATATTATAACAATAATTGGTCTCCTCAAGATCCGGATGGGGTATCGCTTCCTACAGATAACTTTACAGTGCTTAACGGAACGGCTGTCCTTAATTCCGCTACTGACGTCCACAATATAATTATTCGGCCGGGCGCTAAATTGGAGGTGAAGGATGTCTTGAATCTTTATGGAGATATTAAAATAGAAGGGGATCTCATTTTTGTGAGCAGTGCGACGGGTGATGGGCAACTTGGGCATGTGGCTTCCACCTCCAATATAATCGGTGATGCCACAGTGCAGCGATATTTCTTGGATAAACGCACCTATAGAATGGTAACGTCGGCAGTTACTACCACAACCACTATTCGTGATAATTGGCAAGAAGGAGTTAACAATACAGGAACATCTTTTCCGGGAGATAATTTGAATCCAAACCCAGGTTACGGGACTCATATTACGGGAAGTCTCACGGGACAAAATGGTTTCGATGCTACATTAACCGGCAACCCATCAATGTATACAGTAGACACTGAGCAACAGTCATTTGTAATTGTTCCCAATACAAATATAAGTAAATTAGTTGCGGGCTTTCCCTACTTATTGATGGTGCGTGGCGATAGAAGTATTAATTTGACAAACAATTTCTCTCATGGATCTACCGTATTGAGAGCAAAAGGAAAACTATTCAAGGGCAATATGCTCCAGGAATTCCCCACACAAGAATTAGGTAACTTTGCAATGTTTGGGAATCCTTATCAGTGTGCCGTAGATGTCAATGAGCTTTTTGCTAACGCTACGAATGTTAATATTAATTTCTATTATGTATTTGACCCTTTGTTGGGACCAAATGGGGGATATTCGACAATTCAGCTACCAGATGGGTCAAGTATTGTAAACTCAGAGGCCAATCAGTTTTTACAACCTGGTCAAGGTGGGCAATTTGCTACAATTGCGCCAGGTCCGTCGCAATTGACTTTTGAAGAGGACGATAAGGCACCAGGTGAATTCACTGCTTCTAGTGCTACTGGAAATGATGATCAAGATAAGTTAGTTGTAAAGCTTTTTAATGCGGAAAATCTTAATAATGGAGGTGGGATGCACGATGGTTTGGGAATTATGTTTGGGCCGGATAATAGCAATGAAATAAATTCTTTTGATGCTAGAAAACCATTTAATTTCTATGAAAATCTTGGGATTAACAACAACGGTGTCATTTTAAGTATTGAAAAAAGAGCAATGCCAGAGATTGAAGAAGTTTTTCACCTATATAGCTCGGGTTATAGTGAAAATGATTATGCCTTGAAAGTTGAAATTACGGGATTGGATGATTTTTCCTTTTATCTTGAAGATGCTTTTACGGGTAGTAGCACCCTATTATCAGATGGAGAAACAAATTATTCTTTCTCTGTAAACTCCAATTACCCTGAGAGTAAGGCATCCGACCGCTTTTCAATCAGAACTGCAGAGCGTTTGGGTGTTGACAGCAATAACCTTCTCAGCGGAATTAGTCTTTACCCGAACCCTTGGAGGGCAGGAAATGTTTATCTAAACGCGCCACAGTTAAACGGACAGCAAGTTGAAGTAACTATTACCGATTTAACAGGAAGAATGATATATGACCAAGTTCTGGGATGTGACAATAGCACTATAACCCTTCCTATTAATAGTGGATTAAACACTGGAGTTTATTTAGTGACTCTAAAATTTGAAGGTCAAGAGAATACTTTCAGATTGATTAAACAATGA
- a CDS encoding FtsB family cell division protein, which produces MSNKYVLIMILFIVWMVFFDTNSYLIHRELDKEIDGLEDNTEFYQKQIDHDKSFIQKMDNSDEMEKFAREKYYLKRENEDIFIIEHEDSIQKNKSNE; this is translated from the coding sequence ATGAGCAACAAATATGTGCTTATAATGATTCTTTTTATAGTTTGGATGGTGTTTTTCGATACCAATTCGTACCTTATCCATAGAGAATTGGATAAGGAGATTGATGGATTAGAAGATAATACCGAATTTTATCAAAAACAAATAGATCACGACAAGTCATTTATACAAAAAATGGATAATAGTGATGAAATGGAAAAATTTGCTCGTGAAAAATATTATCTCAAAAGGGAAAATGAGGATATTTTTATAATCGAGCACGAGGATAGCATTCAGAAAAATAAAAGTAATGAGTGA
- a CDS encoding helix-turn-helix domain-containing protein, whose product MKTSENAGYVKRTQKDYSISFKLQVVQEIELGQLGRTEACHKYGIQAKSTVREWLRKYGTFDWENQSQKVVAKTPEQKILELEAKIRLLEKQKNRAEHLAERADKKAIIFDMLVDLAEKEYQIDIRKNYTPDLSISSKKSTKKH is encoded by the coding sequence ATGAAAACATCAGAAAATGCTGGGTATGTCAAGCGTACCCAAAAAGATTATTCGATTTCTTTTAAACTTCAAGTTGTGCAGGAAATTGAACTTGGTCAACTAGGAAGGACAGAGGCCTGCCATAAATATGGTATCCAGGCCAAATCTACAGTTAGAGAATGGTTGCGAAAATATGGTACTTTTGATTGGGAGAACCAATCCCAAAAAGTTGTGGCAAAAACACCTGAACAGAAGATTCTAGAACTGGAAGCTAAGATAAGGTTATTAGAAAAGCAGAAGAACCGTGCGGAGCATCTCGCCGAAAGAGCAGATAAGAAGGCGATAATATTTGATATGCTTGTAGATCTGGCTGAAAAGGAATATCAAATTGATATCAGAAAAAATTACACACCCGACTTATCGATCTCTTCAAAGAAGAGCACAAAGAAACATTAG
- a CDS encoding IS3 family transposase has product MLGVNRQVYYRSKKTKLHKQSIAQKVIVMVREIRMIMPRLGGKKLYFLLKDQLSPLKVGRDKLFRILSANHMLITPKRQYHITTNSHHRFRKHKNLVSTLDIERPDSVWVSDITYVGTRANPSYLALITDAYSKKIVGYNVSTSLSVDGSVKALEMALNNRKQREYPLIHHSDRGLQYCSNDYQKLLDDNGITPSMTEKYDPYENAIAERINGILKQEFDIAKNVKDFSLKQQLIAGAIKTYNNVRPHFSNHMLTPIQMHGQNKLKRKQYKSKKLNNDVIVQL; this is encoded by the coding sequence TTGCTCGGGGTAAATAGACAGGTATATTATAGATCAAAAAAGACTAAACTGCATAAACAGTCCATTGCTCAAAAGGTAATAGTGATGGTGCGGGAGATCCGAATGATTATGCCCAGATTGGGCGGTAAAAAACTATATTTTTTACTTAAAGATCAATTGTCACCTCTTAAAGTAGGGAGAGATAAACTCTTTAGAATATTAAGCGCTAACCATATGCTGATAACTCCAAAAAGACAGTACCATATTACAACAAACTCGCACCATCGATTTAGAAAACATAAAAATCTTGTAAGCACATTGGATATAGAAAGACCAGATTCTGTATGGGTAAGCGATATAACATATGTAGGGACCAGAGCCAATCCATCGTATCTGGCATTGATTACGGACGCATATTCAAAAAAGATCGTAGGGTATAATGTATCGACATCACTTTCTGTGGATGGTTCAGTAAAAGCTTTGGAAATGGCTCTGAACAATCGAAAACAAAGAGAGTATCCATTAATACACCACTCTGACCGGGGATTGCAATATTGCTCAAATGACTATCAAAAATTATTGGATGATAATGGGATCACCCCAAGCATGACCGAAAAATACGATCCTTACGAAAATGCAATCGCAGAGCGGATAAATGGAATTTTGAAACAAGAATTTGACATAGCAAAAAACGTCAAGGATTTTAGTTTAAAGCAGCAACTTATTGCAGGTGCAATAAAAACATACAACAATGTAAGACCACATTTTTCCAATCATATGCTAACACCAATACAAATGCACGGACAAAATAAATTGAAAAGAAAACAATACAAATCAAAAAAGCTGAACAATGACGTCATTGTTCAGCTTTAA
- the scpA gene encoding methylmalonyl-CoA mutase, giving the protein MNRKNLQHIDFKNSEFGIQNSELLQDRDNSGDNDSKREYCDEDISHLEHLDFVAGIAPFLRGPYSTMYVRRPWTIRQYAGFSTAEDSNAFYRRNLEAGQKGLSVAFDLATHRGYDSDHERVVGDVGKAGVAIDSVEDMKILFDQIPLDKMSVSMTMNGAVLPIMAFYIVAAEEQGVSPKDLAGTIQNDILKEFMVRNTYIYPPTPSMKIVSDIFKYASKNMPKFNSISISGYHMQEAGATAEIELAYTLADGLEYIRTGIKAGMDIDVFAPRLSFFWGIGMDHFTEIAKLRAARMLWAKIVKQFNPKDEKSLALRTHCQTSGWSLTEQDPFNNVARTTIEAAAAVFGGTQSLHTNALDEAIALPTDFSARIARNTQIFLQAETQITRTVDPWAGSYYVEKLTDDIAKKAWALIEEVEELGGMTKAIEAGIPKLRIEEASAKKQARIDSGHDIIVGVNKYRLAIEDPLQILDVDNQKVRLAQIDRLNKIKAERDIQKVKEALDRLTESAKTGEGNLLALAVDAARYRATLGEISDALEIIFGRYKAEIRSISGVYSKEMEKDKSFEKARELADKFAELEGRRPRIMIAKMGQDGHDRGAKVVSTGYADVGFDVDIGPLFQTPQEAAKQAVENDVHILGVSSLAAGHKTLVPQVIEALKKYDREDIMVIVGGVIPHQDYQYLFDAGAVAVYGPGTRISDAAIEMLGVLLDGLE; this is encoded by the coding sequence ATGAATAGAAAAAATTTACAACATATTGATTTTAAAAATTCAGAATTCGGAATTCAGAATTCTGAATTACTCCAGGATAGGGACAATTCAGGGGATAATGATTCCAAAAGGGAATATTGTGATGAAGACATTTCCCATTTGGAACATTTGGATTTTGTGGCGGGTATCGCACCCTTTTTACGAGGACCTTATTCAACCATGTACGTTCGTCGTCCTTGGACAATTCGGCAATATGCAGGTTTTTCGACTGCGGAAGACAGTAACGCATTTTATCGACGAAATCTTGAGGCTGGACAAAAAGGACTTTCTGTAGCTTTTGACCTTGCCACACACCGTGGGTACGATAGCGACCACGAAAGGGTAGTTGGTGATGTAGGTAAAGCGGGAGTAGCCATCGATAGCGTGGAGGATATGAAAATCCTTTTTGACCAGATTCCTCTTGACAAGATGAGTGTATCTATGACCATGAATGGAGCTGTGCTTCCTATAATGGCTTTTTATATTGTTGCTGCCGAGGAGCAGGGTGTTTCTCCAAAGGATTTGGCTGGTACCATTCAAAACGATATTCTCAAGGAATTTATGGTGCGAAATACTTATATCTATCCACCAACTCCTTCTATGAAAATTGTGAGCGATATTTTTAAATATGCTTCCAAGAATATGCCCAAATTCAACAGCATTTCTATTTCGGGATACCATATGCAAGAGGCTGGAGCAACTGCGGAGATTGAATTGGCCTATACTTTGGCAGATGGGCTGGAATATATCCGTACGGGAATAAAAGCGGGAATGGATATAGATGTTTTTGCTCCCAGACTCTCTTTTTTCTGGGGAATCGGGATGGACCATTTTACTGAAATTGCGAAATTAAGAGCTGCACGGATGTTGTGGGCGAAAATCGTAAAACAATTCAATCCAAAAGATGAAAAGTCGCTCGCTCTGCGTACCCATTGTCAGACCAGTGGTTGGAGTCTTACTGAGCAAGATCCTTTTAATAATGTAGCTCGTACAACTATAGAAGCAGCTGCGGCTGTTTTTGGAGGTACGCAATCGCTGCACACCAATGCTCTGGATGAGGCTATTGCTTTGCCCACAGATTTTTCTGCACGTATAGCCCGAAATACCCAGATTTTTCTTCAAGCGGAAACCCAGATAACCCGAACGGTAGATCCATGGGCAGGAAGTTATTATGTTGAAAAACTTACCGATGATATTGCCAAAAAAGCCTGGGCTTTAATTGAAGAAGTGGAGGAACTTGGGGGAATGACCAAAGCAATTGAGGCTGGAATTCCCAAGCTTCGGATTGAGGAGGCTTCGGCAAAAAAACAGGCACGAATAGATAGTGGTCATGATATTATTGTGGGAGTAAATAAATACCGACTTGCCATAGAAGATCCGCTGCAGATTTTGGATGTTGATAATCAAAAGGTCCGATTGGCACAGATTGATCGGTTAAACAAGATAAAAGCTGAACGTGATATCCAAAAAGTGAAAGAGGCACTTGACCGTTTAACAGAAAGTGCTAAAACAGGCGAGGGAAATTTATTGGCTTTAGCAGTAGATGCTGCGAGGTATCGTGCGACTTTAGGAGAAATATCAGATGCTTTGGAAATAATTTTTGGAAGATATAAGGCCGAAATTAGATCAATAAGCGGTGTATATAGCAAAGAAATGGAGAAGGATAAATCTTTTGAAAAGGCTAGGGAACTGGCAGATAAGTTTGCAGAACTAGAAGGCAGACGTCCGCGCATTATGATTGCCAAAATGGGACAGGATGGTCATGACCGCGGGGCAAAGGTAGTTTCTACAGGTTATGCCGATGTTGGTTTTGACGTGGATATTGGTCCTCTTTTTCAAACTCCACAGGAAGCTGCTAAACAAGCGGTGGAAAATGACGTGCATATTCTAGGTGTTTCCTCTCTTGCCGCAGGTCATAAAACCTTAGTGCCTCAAGTTATTGAAGCTTTAAAAAAATATGATAGGGAAGATATTATGGTAATTGTCGGTGGCGTAATTCCCCACCAGGATTACCAATATCTGTTTGATGCTGGCGCTGTAGCAGTTTATGGCCCTGGTACGAGAATAAGTGATGCCGCGATTGAAATGCTGGGAGTTTTGCTGGATGGGTTGGAGTGA
- a CDS encoding methylmalonyl-CoA mutase subunit beta, protein MSEFLFKEFDGVSAKQWKQKIQYDLKGADYNETLVWQSPEGVNVKPFYHSDDFPTGFQKIPGQPDSWKIAQEVFIDDEAIANNIALDALNRGAESIVFKADAEFDTEKVLKDFPFERSPIYFEFGFLSEGFLGSLMTFLQNQKATVYYNIDIIGKLARTGNWFLNEKTDFQILTDLVQKQTTANILGVDVSLYQNAGANIVQQLAYALAHANEYFNLVSSTPLGDRDRSNSGAEGDLKIAFKLSVGSNYFFEIAKIRALRKLYSIVAKEYGFSQTCHIIAVPSERNKTLYDYNVNMLRTTTECMSAILGGADAVCNLAYDGIYHKSNEFGERIARNQLLILKNESYFDKVSNPSDGTYYIESLTDELATKALVVFKDIEKGGGFMKQLKEGIVQKKIKESAEKEQTLFNNGGLKLLGTNYHQNKRDRMKENLELFPFVKHNPVKTLIAPIIANRLSEITEQERLKQES, encoded by the coding sequence ATGAGTGAATTTTTGTTTAAGGAGTTTGATGGTGTTTCTGCCAAACAGTGGAAACAGAAAATACAGTATGATCTGAAAGGCGCTGATTACAATGAAACCCTCGTATGGCAAAGTCCGGAGGGGGTCAACGTTAAGCCTTTTTACCATAGCGATGATTTCCCCACTGGATTTCAGAAAATTCCCGGTCAACCGGATTCTTGGAAAATTGCACAGGAAGTATTTATAGATGATGAGGCAATAGCAAATAATATTGCCCTTGATGCTCTAAATCGCGGTGCAGAATCTATTGTATTCAAAGCAGACGCGGAATTTGATACTGAAAAAGTGCTTAAGGATTTTCCATTTGAAAGGTCTCCGATTTATTTTGAGTTTGGATTTCTTTCCGAAGGATTTTTAGGTTCACTGATGACTTTCCTACAAAATCAAAAAGCTACCGTTTATTACAATATTGATATAATCGGTAAACTTGCTAGAACCGGAAATTGGTTCCTTAATGAAAAAACTGATTTTCAAATTCTGACGGATTTGGTCCAAAAACAAACGACGGCCAATATTCTCGGTGTCGATGTATCCTTATATCAAAATGCTGGTGCCAACATCGTACAACAACTGGCGTACGCTTTAGCTCACGCCAATGAATATTTTAATCTTGTCTCCTCAACTCCGCTCGGAGACCGTGATCGTTCCAATAGTGGAGCCGAGGGGGATTTAAAAATAGCCTTCAAGCTTTCAGTCGGTTCAAATTACTTTTTTGAAATCGCAAAAATCCGTGCCTTACGTAAACTTTATAGCATCGTGGCCAAGGAATATGGGTTTTCGCAAACTTGTCATATTATTGCGGTTCCTTCAGAAAGAAATAAGACCTTGTACGATTACAATGTAAATATGCTCCGTACTACAACCGAATGTATGAGCGCAATTTTGGGAGGTGCGGATGCCGTTTGCAATCTTGCTTATGATGGTATCTATCACAAAAGCAATGAATTTGGTGAGCGTATTGCGCGGAACCAACTTTTAATTCTGAAAAATGAAAGTTATTTTGATAAGGTAAGCAATCCATCCGATGGAACTTATTATATAGAAAGTCTAACCGATGAGTTGGCTACCAAAGCCTTAGTGGTTTTTAAGGATATTGAAAAAGGGGGAGGATTTATGAAACAATTGAAGGAAGGAATTGTTCAGAAAAAAATTAAAGAAAGTGCTGAGAAGGAACAAACTCTTTTTAATAATGGCGGATTGAAACTGCTGGGTACCAATTACCATCAAAATAAGAGAGACAGAATGAAAGAAAATTTAGAGCTTTTTCCTTTTGTAAAGCACAATCCCGTCAAGACGCTTATTGCCCCTATCATAGCAAATAGATTATCTGAAATAACCGAACAAGAACGTTTAAAACAGGAATCATGA